TAATCGACTAAAATTAGACTTACTCGTGCGTTGTTTTTAGTTCTCTGCGCCTGTTTGTGTTTGCCACCCATTTCTATTCCGTTACGAACCGAATAATCAAGAAAATCTGTTATATGTTTAGGAATGtcaaattttgagaaattccTTTTAGGTTATGTAATGTGGCGTCATCTTACgatgacatttttaatttattatttttgaattccatACATTCCAATCAAATtcatttatgttttattataatttaattataaaatgtataaataagtagttatttaattatatcgaataaatttttacattaatatttcaaaaattaaatatttttaaaataaattttttatttggtaatcttgatattttatatctgactcatatatttattttattattttgtttcagattaaaaatcatcattaaaaatggtaagtttatttaattttttttaataaatataacattaacAGCGCCATTTTATATTGACATAACGGTATTATCACGTACTAAACTAAAATACAaacaaacgtcaaaatgaaacgtcaaatttaaccaaacataacctaaaaaatgtCCACGATTTACGTCAATTTTGCTGATTTGTGATGTAATTAACGAATTAACGATGATGTACGCGATATGGTTATATCTGACGTTATTTTTTCGGCCGATAATCAAATGGTTTCTACGGAAAACCACCGGTTTATGTGAGCTTCAACGTATTTGTTATGGTGAAGTATCCGGGGCTCCGAGAATAAAAGGAATCGAAAGATCCTTAGAATTGTCGAGAAGTCCccttattaaacaattaataaatcacTTGAAcgatataagtgaaaataaacgTTTAACGGGTGCTAATGAGCGCGAAATTTTAAACGGTGCGGTGAATACGGTGATTTTGGTGAAAAAGATTAATCCTCGGAtacattttcaatttgttAGTTCGTTCAGTAAATGTGTTGAGCAAATTTGGGGTTATAGGCAGTTATTAGCTATTGTGGAAGAACAAAGAACAACGGCTTATGATTCTGATAATAATGATCatgaagaaaaattgtttttgttatggGAGAAATTGATGCCGTATGTAAAACTTGATGGAAGAGTTACTAAACAATGGCAAGATATTGGATTTCAAGGGGATGATCCAAAGACGGATTTTCGTGGGATGGGAATTTTAGGTTtagataatttattgttttttgcAACTGAATATAATGGACCGGCATTACATGTTTTGTCCCATGCAAATCATCCAAAACATGGATATTGTTTTGCTATTGTTGGTATTAATTTAACGTATATGGCatggaaattattaaaaagtggGGATGCTAAAACTTACTTTTATAATGTTTCTAAAACGTTACCTACAATTAGATTATTTCATCAGttttatagttatttattttacgagTTTGACCGTTATTGGATTGAATGTAAACCGAAAAATATGATGGAGTTTTCTAGTATTAGTGAAAAATTtgagaataatattaaagagAGCCTATCTGATAATAGCTCTGTTTTTCGAATAAATATATCGGTCGATACTGTGTGATATATcatctttttttcttcattttttttaatagcttaatttttaattcgattaggtagaacatatttttatataaattaatttattaatgtagatttttttgtttatagtGTAATTTACAATTATGGTTTTAAATTTCCGCTTTTTTATGTCTTATTCTTGCCATACTTAGACATTCAAGATTgattattatatgataataattatatgattATGTGACTAGTAAATGTGACTATAATTACGAATTTAATTCATTCCGTGAAAATACAAGTGCACTTTGATAGtgattgtaaattaaataaagaattaaagcacttttatatccttttttttaatcctacTGTTTATTAAGGTTTAAGTGGAAAACTTATACAGGttcatccacgacgaccgtccattagaactttacagggttctggctaaaacaagaatttgaaaattcagttgtaagtattattaattgcgttctcttcgactaaaatattttcagatttctagcacttccaattataccggaagtcgccacctactttatttttttaaatggaacaccctatatatttttacatatttggatttgattgttttcaaggtttatgaataactttactttttgcaatttgattcggtcattctcgagttattcgaatttttctagaaaaatctgctccagcctttgattatatataatatggattgagccaacgagagagatagcttgcgcaaggtgatcgaaccgagatagacatagaagcgtactgccatataatgggtgtactgatagaagtgagatagatatagaagcgtactgacatataatatatctatctttgttacactttcacattatcgctttccatctgcgtctattcaccttgagcaacatttttgttagtatatatattcagttagctcaatccatattatatataatcaaaggctCCAGcagatttgttaaaaaaagtcagagaacactcgatttttagGATATCCAATTTAGAATTCAGAACATGCGTAAGCAACATGATGAAGTATGTTTTGGTACCAAGCatggctgtctagaacgtttggtcactttactacggtacgttaacttttcgaaatttggaagtaccataacttcatttttttaaatggcaccccccatattttattacttagtcgtcttcggtgtctcattttacatcttttatatcctatATGTCAACGGTGGGCAAATGCGGCTCTTTGA
This region of Onthophagus taurus isolate NC chromosome 3, IU_Otau_3.0, whole genome shotgun sequence genomic DNA includes:
- the LOC111420670 gene encoding ELMO domain-containing protein 2, producing the protein MMYAIWLYLTLFFRPIIKWFLRKTTGLCELQRICYGEVSGAPRIKGIERSLELSRSPLIKQLINHLNDISENKRLTGANEREILNGAVNTVILVKKINPRIHFQFVSSFSKCVEQIWGYRQLLAIVEEQRTTAYDSDNNDHEEKLFLLWEKLMPYVKLDGRVTKQWQDIGFQGDDPKTDFRGMGILGLDNLLFFATEYNGPALHVLSHANHPKHGYCFAIVGINLTYMAWKLLKSGDAKTYFYNVSKTLPTIRLFHQFYSYLFYEFDRYWIECKPKNMMEFSSISEKFENNIKESLSDNSSVFRINISVDTV